In Falco rusticolus isolate bFalRus1 unplaced genomic scaffold, bFalRus1.pri scaffold_229_arrow_ctg1, whole genome shotgun sequence, a genomic segment contains:
- the FDX2 gene encoding ferredoxin-2, mitochondrial: MAASRAAAGGGFVRRRLLRGAARGARSCGTAAEEPDGAVVNVVFVDREGRHVPVRGRVGDNVLRLAQRHGLELEGACEASLACSTCHVYVSAPHLERLPAPDEREDDLLDQAPLLQENSRLSCQILLGPELEGAHFVLPKVTRNFYVDGHVPKPH; the protein is encoded by the exons ATGGCGGCCTCCagggcggcggccggcggcggctTCGtgcggcggcggctgctgcggggggcggcgcggggggcgcggaGCTGCGGGACCGCGGCGGAGGAACCGGACGGCGCCGT GGTGAACGTCGTCTTCGTAGACCGGGAGGGGCGGCACGTGCCGGTGCGGGGCCGCGTCGGCGACAACGTCCTGCGGCTCGCGCAGCGCCAcgggctggagctggagg GCGCCTGTGAGGCCTCCCTGGCCTGTTCCACCTGCCACGTCTACGTCAGCGCCCCCCACCTCGAGCGGCTCCCGGCCCCCGACGAGCG ggAAGACGACCTGCTGGATCAGGCCCCCCTGCTCCAGGAAAATTCCCGCCTGAGCTGCCAGATCCTGCTGGGGCCGGAGCTGGAGGGGGCTCACTTCGTCCTGCCCAAGGTCACCCGCAACTTCTACGTGGACGGCCACGTCCCCAAACCCCACTGA